In the genome of Chryseobacterium oryzae, one region contains:
- a CDS encoding HRDC domain-containing protein produces MKIKVLKIRIDDEHLLEDQKIVDSFLKSHEIIKAETAFVQNEQFWSVLIYFNNLEDVTKTTIKEPKSLKYSAENEDLNNDEIEILEALKLWRSEKAKEQNLPTYFIATNKELISVAKYKPAKKEELLDIKGFGKHKIENYGEEILEILDSV; encoded by the coding sequence ATGAAAATTAAAGTTTTAAAAATCCGAATTGATGATGAACATCTGTTGGAAGATCAAAAAATAGTTGATTCTTTTTTGAAATCTCATGAAATTATTAAAGCTGAAACCGCATTTGTTCAGAATGAGCAGTTCTGGTCTGTTTTGATCTACTTTAATAATTTGGAAGATGTTACCAAAACAACAATAAAAGAGCCTAAAAGTTTGAAATATTCCGCAGAAAATGAAGACTTAAACAACGATGAAATAGAAATTTTGGAAGCTTTGAAGCTTTGGAGATCCGAAAAAGCAAAAGAACAGAATCTTCCTACTTATTTTATTGCAACCAATAAAGAATTAATTTCTGTAGCAAAATACAAGCCGGCAAAGAAAGAAGAGCTTTTAGACATTAAAGGTTTCGGAAAACATAAGATTGAAAATTATGGCGAAGAAATTTTGGAAATTTTAGACAGTGTTTAA
- the hisS gene encoding histidine--tRNA ligase, with amino-acid sequence MKPGLAKGTRDFTSLEVSRRKYIINILQKNFELFGFQPLETPSFENLSTLTGKYGEEGDRLIFKILNSSINEAKDDKKTQMLNDFQRALEKPFSSENLTDKALRYDLTVPFARFVAMNHGKLTFPYKRYQIQSVWRADRPQKGRFREFYQCDADVVGSESLLQEVDLVQLYLKSFAELKVSVTIHINNRKILSGLAEYAGITDKLIDFTVALDKLDKIGKDGVVKELLERGISQESINKLDFLFNQSDDALENLLQLKEKFAGNEIGLKGVEELEFVITQSLNLGVDIQNLVFDITLARGLDYYTGAIFEVKADEAQMGSIGGGGRYDNLTEVFGVKNVPGIGISFGLDRIYLVMEELNLFPEEATSNVEYLFANFGGEETIEALKLIIQLREKGISAELYPENAKINKQFTYAEKKGIKNLVFLGEEEIKNRTVTFKNLEIGEQKTVSLDEFLD; translated from the coding sequence ATGAAGCCAGGTTTAGCAAAAGGAACCAGAGATTTTACATCGCTAGAAGTTTCAAGAAGAAAATACATCATCAATATATTACAGAAAAATTTCGAACTCTTTGGTTTTCAACCTTTGGAAACACCAAGTTTCGAAAATCTTTCAACACTCACCGGGAAATATGGTGAAGAAGGAGATCGTCTTATTTTTAAGATTCTGAATTCAAGCATTAATGAGGCTAAAGATGATAAAAAAACGCAAATGCTTAATGATTTTCAAAGAGCGTTAGAAAAACCTTTCAGCTCTGAAAATCTTACCGATAAAGCTCTTCGTTACGACTTAACTGTACCTTTTGCAAGATTTGTAGCCATGAATCATGGGAAATTAACATTTCCATATAAACGTTACCAAATTCAATCGGTTTGGAGAGCAGACCGACCTCAAAAAGGCAGATTCAGAGAATTTTACCAATGCGATGCAGATGTTGTAGGAAGCGAAAGTCTTTTGCAGGAAGTAGATTTGGTACAATTATATCTAAAATCTTTTGCTGAACTAAAAGTTTCAGTGACAATTCATATCAACAACAGAAAAATCCTTTCAGGATTAGCAGAATATGCAGGAATTACCGATAAACTAATCGATTTTACCGTAGCTCTAGATAAATTAGATAAAATTGGTAAAGATGGTGTTGTGAAGGAACTTTTGGAGAGAGGAATTTCTCAGGAGTCTATTAATAAACTGGATTTCCTGTTTAACCAATCTGATGATGCTTTAGAAAATCTTCTTCAGTTAAAAGAGAAATTCGCAGGAAATGAAATTGGCTTAAAAGGTGTTGAAGAACTAGAATTTGTAATTACTCAATCTTTAAATTTAGGTGTAGATATTCAGAATCTTGTTTTTGATATTACTTTAGCTCGTGGTTTAGATTATTATACCGGAGCAATTTTTGAAGTGAAAGCAGACGAAGCACAAATGGGTTCTATCGGCGGAGGTGGAAGATATGATAATCTTACTGAAGTTTTCGGGGTGAAAAACGTTCCGGGAATTGGGATTTCTTTCGGTCTTGACAGGATTTATTTGGTAATGGAAGAGCTGAACCTTTTCCCTGAAGAAGCCACATCTAATGTTGAATATCTCTTTGCGAATTTTGGTGGCGAAGAAACTATTGAAGCTTTAAAATTGATTATTCAGTTGAGGGAAAAAGGAATTTCTGCTGAACTTTATCCTGAAAATGCAAAAATCAACAAACAATTCACTTATGCTGAAAAGAAAG